In one Bacillus thuringiensis genomic region, the following are encoded:
- a CDS encoding DUF4878 domain-containing protein has product MQKIKRLLLLMMVVGLTAGVLAGCANPKDTTEEFLTAIQKGDVEKARTFVESDKEFNKLNEKTDDAEAKAMLSAITKNFKFEKLEEVSKKDDKAEVKVKITSADLSVAVTKAVGEVVPMAFASAFSEDKEQSEKAIEKTMTSTIIKNLTDKDAAMATREVTLNLKKDKDGDYKIVADDNLKEVLFANAKSLEKMFGGK; this is encoded by the coding sequence GTGCAAAAGATAAAGAGATTATTGCTATTAATGATGGTAGTAGGATTAACAGCAGGTGTTTTAGCAGGGTGTGCAAATCCGAAAGATACTACAGAAGAATTTTTAACAGCGATACAAAAAGGTGATGTAGAAAAAGCTCGTACATTTGTTGAGAGTGACAAGGAATTTAATAAACTAAATGAAAAAACAGATGATGCTGAGGCAAAAGCAATGCTAAGTGCAATTACAAAGAACTTTAAATTTGAAAAGCTAGAAGAAGTATCGAAAAAGGATGACAAAGCAGAAGTGAAAGTGAAAATTACATCTGCTGATCTATCCGTTGCTGTAACAAAAGCAGTGGGAGAAGTTGTGCCAATGGCCTTCGCTAGCGCATTTAGTGAAGACAAAGAACAATCTGAAAAAGCAATCGAAAAAACAATGACCTCAACTATCATCAAAAACTTAACGGATAAAGATGCAGCAATGGCAACTCGCGAAGTTACATTGAACTTAAAGAAAGACAAAGATGGCGACTATAAAATCGTTGCTGACGATAACTTGAAAGAAGTATTGTTTGCAAATGCGAAGTCTTTGGAGAAGATGTTTGGTGGGAAGTAA
- a CDS encoding DUF3976 domain-containing protein, which translates to MQMMYAFGIGLVLFLAVFLFIRKDVQGGTLTKRGFYKLIGCLVVMLIAIIVMIVVINQSL; encoded by the coding sequence ATGCAAATGATGTATGCTTTTGGCATTGGGCTTGTATTATTTTTAGCCGTATTCTTATTTATTCGTAAAGACGTTCAAGGCGGGACGTTAACGAAGCGAGGATTTTATAAATTAATCGGCTGTTTAGTTGTTATGCTTATAGCGATTATTGTAATGATCGTAGTAATTAATCAGTCGCTATAG
- a CDS encoding CalY family protein, with protein sequence MTLKKKLGMGITSAVLGAALVGGGTFAFFSDKEVSNNTFAAGTLDLALNPSTVVNVSNLKPGDTIEKEFKLENKGSLNIKKVLLKTDYNVEDVKKDNKDDFGKHIKVTFLKNVDKHETIVKQTTLDKLKGDTLTAVDNDLSAWFWDEKGISAGKSDKFKVKFEFVDNGKDQNQFQGDKLQLNWTFDAQQTAGEER encoded by the coding sequence ATGACTTTAAAGAAAAAATTAGGAATGGGTATTACATCAGCGGTATTAGGAGCAGCTTTAGTTGGTGGAGGAACATTTGCATTTTTCAGTGATAAAGAAGTGTCAAACAATACATTTGCGGCTGGAACACTGGATTTAGCATTAAATCCATCAACGGTTGTTAACGTATCGAATTTAAAACCTGGGGATACAATTGAAAAAGAATTTAAACTAGAAAATAAAGGCTCTTTAAATATTAAAAAGGTTCTACTGAAAACAGATTATAATGTAGAAGATGTAAAGAAAGATAATAAAGATGATTTTGGTAAACATATTAAAGTAACATTCTTAAAAAATGTAGATAAACATGAGACAATTGTGAAACAAACTACTTTAGATAAATTAAAAGGTGACACACTTACAGCTGTAGATAATGATTTATCGGCTTGGTTCTGGGATGAAAAAGGTATTTCAGCAGGTAAATCCGATAAATTCAAAGTGAAATTTGAGTTCGTTGATAATGGAAAAGATCAAAATCAATTCCAAGGTGATAAGTTACAATTAAATTGGACGTTTGATGCACAACAAACAGCAGGTGAAGAAAGATAA
- a CDS encoding DUF4047 domain-containing protein has translation MLKRPRNFKKMLILPCMCSITFYLGSQIMTHTEAAFIHETKVEATLSTAIIFPKTVNTLKEQSEKHKQFIEREYGTMKGKSKATSIEEIKQAISVWQQGREKIVAEKEALQNVYTEIEAPYNQIQEELKVNKDESMQQVSIYVNEGFRSIKEKRDYIEKEISLKAIDEQIQALQQQLNVAIEAEGQKKAEEQKKIEEQKKIEEQKKIEEQKKVEEQKKVEEQKKVEEQKKVEEKKKVEEQKKVEEQKKLEEQKKVEEQKKLEEQKKLEEQKKAE, from the coding sequence ATGCTGAAAAGACCGCGTAATTTTAAAAAGATGCTTATATTGCCGTGTATGTGTTCTATTACGTTTTATTTAGGATCTCAAATTATGACGCATACAGAAGCGGCGTTCATTCATGAAACGAAAGTAGAAGCGACGCTTTCTACAGCAATTATATTTCCGAAAACAGTTAATACGTTAAAAGAGCAATCTGAAAAACATAAACAGTTTATTGAGCGTGAGTATGGAACGATGAAGGGGAAATCGAAAGCAACTTCTATTGAAGAAATAAAACAGGCGATTTCTGTATGGCAACAAGGGCGTGAGAAAATTGTTGCTGAGAAGGAAGCCCTGCAAAATGTATATACTGAAATAGAAGCTCCTTACAATCAAATACAAGAAGAATTAAAGGTAAATAAAGATGAGTCGATGCAGCAAGTGTCCATATATGTAAATGAAGGCTTCCGCAGTATCAAAGAGAAGCGTGACTATATTGAGAAAGAAATTAGCTTGAAAGCTATTGATGAGCAAATCCAGGCTCTTCAGCAACAATTAAACGTTGCAATTGAAGCGGAAGGACAAAAGAAAGCCGAAGAACAAAAGAAAATAGAAGAACAAAAGAAAATAGAAGAACAAAAGAAAATAGAAGAACAAAAGAAAGTAGAAGAACAAAAGAAAGTAGAGGAACAAAAGAAAGTAGAAGAACAGAAGAAAGTAGAAGAGAAAAAGAAAGTGGAAGAACAGAAAAAAGTAGAAGAGCAAAAGAAATTGGAAGAACAGAAAAAAGTAGAAGAGCAAAAGAAATTGGAAGAACAGAAAAAGCTAGAAGAGCAGAAGAAAGCGGAGTAA
- the odhB gene encoding 2-oxoglutarate dehydrogenase complex dihydrolipoyllysine-residue succinyltransferase produces the protein MIEIKVPELAESITEGTISQWLINVGDKVEKGGSVVELETDKVNVEIIAEDSGIVSKLLGEPGDTVEVGATIAILDANGAPVAVSTPAPAAEQPKQETAEAPKAAAPNGEQTATLQGLPNTNRPIASPAARKMARELGIDLNDVRSTDPLGRVRPHDVQAHAAAPKEAPAAPKSPAPAPVAKTEFEKPVERVKMSRRRQTIAKRLVEVQQTSAMLTTFNEVDMSAIMELRKERKDAFEKKHDVRLGFMSFFTKAVVAALKQFPLLNAEIQGDELIIKKFYDIGIAVAAPDGLVVPVVRDANQLNFAEIESEIRELGKKARDNKLSLKELQGGTFTITNGGVFGSLMSTPILNSPQVGILGMHKIQVRPVAIDNERMENRPMMYIALSYDHRIVDGKEAVSFLVAVKDMLEDPKSLLLEG, from the coding sequence ATGATCGAAATTAAAGTACCTGAGCTTGCAGAATCTATTACTGAAGGAACTATTTCACAATGGCTTATCAACGTAGGCGACAAAGTTGAGAAAGGTGGCAGCGTTGTTGAGCTTGAAACTGATAAAGTCAATGTAGAAATCATTGCAGAAGATTCAGGTATTGTATCGAAGTTACTAGGCGAACCTGGGGATACAGTTGAAGTTGGAGCAACTATCGCAATTTTAGATGCTAATGGAGCACCAGTTGCAGTAAGTACACCTGCACCGGCTGCTGAGCAACCAAAACAAGAAACGGCTGAAGCACCGAAAGCTGCGGCACCAAATGGTGAGCAAACTGCAACACTACAAGGTTTACCAAATACAAACCGTCCTATCGCATCACCAGCTGCTAGAAAAATGGCTCGTGAATTAGGAATCGACTTAAACGACGTACGTAGTACAGATCCACTTGGACGCGTGAGACCACATGATGTACAAGCTCATGCTGCAGCACCAAAAGAAGCACCAGCTGCTCCAAAGAGTCCAGCTCCTGCTCCAGTTGCAAAAACGGAATTCGAAAAACCAGTTGAGCGCGTGAAAATGTCCCGCCGCCGTCAAACAATTGCAAAACGTCTTGTAGAAGTTCAACAAACATCTGCAATGTTAACAACATTTAACGAAGTTGATATGAGTGCGATCATGGAATTACGTAAAGAACGCAAAGATGCTTTCGAGAAAAAACATGATGTACGTCTTGGCTTCATGTCATTCTTCACAAAAGCAGTTGTTGCAGCATTAAAACAATTCCCACTATTAAATGCTGAAATTCAAGGTGACGAGCTTATCATTAAAAAATTCTATGATATCGGTATTGCAGTAGCAGCTCCAGATGGATTAGTTGTTCCAGTTGTACGCGATGCTAACCAATTAAACTTCGCTGAAATCGAAAGCGAGATTCGTGAATTAGGTAAAAAAGCACGCGATAACAAACTTTCATTAAAAGAACTACAAGGTGGTACATTTACAATTACAAACGGTGGTGTATTCGGTTCTCTAATGTCAACACCGATCCTAAATAGCCCTCAAGTTGGTATTTTAGGAATGCATAAAATTCAAGTACGCCCAGTTGCAATTGATAACGAGCGTATGGAAAACCGCCCAATGATGTACATTGCTTTATCTTACGATCACCGTATTGTAGATGGTAAAGAAGCAGTTAGCTTCCTTGTTGCTGTTAAAGATATGCTTGAAGATCCAAAGTCATTATTATTAGAAGGTTGA
- a CDS encoding helix-turn-helix transcriptional regulator, with amino-acid sequence MENKMVEYRKKFGLSQEKLAEKLGVSRQTIISIEKGKYDPSLPLAFEIAKTFQTTIEHVFIYEGKEEGE; translated from the coding sequence TTGGAAAATAAAATGGTCGAATACCGGAAAAAATTTGGACTATCTCAAGAAAAGTTGGCTGAGAAACTTGGAGTTTCCAGACAAACCATTATCTCAATTGAAAAAGGGAAATACGATCCATCACTTCCGCTAGCATTTGAAATAGCGAAAACATTTCAGACAACAATAGAACATGTATTTATTTATGAAGGAAAAGAAGAGGGGGAATAG
- a CDS encoding D-alanyl-D-alanine carboxypeptidase family protein translates to MVNFKKILVFITVICSFFLTPMTLRAETNIGVNPEQVAPPPAEGPNVFSQFATTIDAKTGDVLYDKNAYHRAFPASTTKVLTAILLMEHTKPEDQFTFSQLALDQEKSNYQIEFQPGETINRNTALMILMVLSANDVSYAIAERIGGSVENFANMMNEKAKQLGAKDSHFVTPNGLHDPNHYTTPYDMAMITKGVQKYPEILQAMNTKRTTVTTSRQTVSIFNKSNFFENPYSIGGKTGFTNEARNTLVLLNEKDGNRIISVVMASQRPEIYEDLKQMAEYSFGQFTKQMVLDKHNWHQKTTYLNKNVNSELEQSAELMLKKDEGKNVKTIFRAASLDKESLYHKGIHRGEVVGAVDITKNNQTIATVNVLSTEDVTFTMPKKDTTMPEVKDSNVKVISVGIGAIVLFGAILYVVLRRNTKGMKSEGK, encoded by the coding sequence ATGGTAAATTTTAAGAAAATTTTGGTTTTTATTACAGTTATTTGTTCGTTTTTTTTGACACCTATGACATTGCGTGCTGAGACGAATATTGGAGTAAATCCAGAACAAGTTGCACCACCACCTGCGGAAGGACCGAATGTTTTTAGTCAGTTTGCAACGACAATTGATGCAAAAACAGGAGATGTTTTGTATGACAAAAACGCATATCACCGCGCATTTCCTGCTAGTACGACGAAGGTGTTAACAGCGATTTTACTCATGGAGCATACAAAGCCAGAGGATCAATTTACATTTTCACAATTAGCATTAGATCAAGAGAAGAGTAATTATCAAATTGAGTTTCAACCTGGAGAGACAATTAATAGAAATACTGCGCTTATGATTTTAATGGTGCTGAGTGCGAATGATGTGTCGTATGCGATTGCGGAGCGGATTGGCGGGAGTGTTGAGAATTTCGCTAATATGATGAATGAGAAAGCGAAGCAATTGGGGGCGAAAGATAGCCACTTTGTAACACCGAATGGATTGCATGATCCGAACCATTATACGACGCCGTATGATATGGCTATGATTACGAAGGGTGTGCAAAAGTATCCTGAAATTTTACAAGCGATGAATACGAAAAGAACGACAGTTACGACGTCTAGGCAGACGGTGTCTATTTTTAATAAATCTAATTTTTTTGAAAATCCATATAGCATTGGCGGTAAGACAGGGTTTACGAATGAAGCACGTAATACACTTGTTTTATTAAATGAGAAAGATGGAAATCGTATTATAAGCGTAGTAATGGCTTCTCAAAGACCTGAAATTTATGAAGATTTGAAGCAGATGGCGGAATATTCTTTCGGTCAATTTACGAAGCAAATGGTGCTTGATAAACATAATTGGCATCAAAAAACAACATATTTAAATAAAAATGTTAATTCTGAGTTGGAACAAAGTGCGGAGCTTATGCTTAAGAAAGATGAAGGGAAAAATGTGAAAACTATTTTCCGGGCGGCTTCATTAGATAAAGAATCTTTATATCATAAAGGAATACATCGTGGTGAGGTAGTTGGTGCAGTTGATATTACGAAAAATAATCAAACAATTGCGACGGTAAATGTTCTTTCAACAGAAGATGTCACTTTTACGATGCCTAAAAAAGATACAACTATGCCTGAAGTAAAAGACTCAAATGTGAAAGTAATAAGTGTTGGGATAGGTGCGATTGTATTATTTGGAGCAATTTTATATGTAGTGTTGCGCCGAAATACAAAAGGAATGAAATCAGAAGGTAAATAA
- the sipW gene encoding signal peptidase I SipW has product MKLIWKIISNAISFVLFALMVFLAFVVISSKASGGDPTVMGYQFKSVLSGSMEPTFLTGSIIAIEPKKDGSKYQKGDVITFKEKDQKIITHRIIGVKDTNGKVMYETKGDNNNGPDLEPVLAENVVGKYADITVPYVGYLLNYANSKAGAALLLIIPGVFLLGYSAISIFGAIRSIDGEKKDKKVEQSV; this is encoded by the coding sequence ATGAAATTAATATGGAAGATAATTAGCAACGCGATCTCATTTGTTTTATTTGCATTGATGGTTTTTTTAGCTTTTGTAGTTATTTCTTCAAAAGCAAGCGGTGGTGATCCGACAGTGATGGGATATCAATTTAAGAGCGTTCTTTCAGGATCAATGGAGCCGACGTTTTTAACAGGATCAATCATTGCAATAGAACCAAAAAAAGATGGTTCTAAATATCAAAAAGGTGATGTTATTACCTTTAAAGAGAAAGATCAAAAAATTATCACTCACCGTATTATCGGTGTGAAAGATACAAATGGAAAAGTAATGTATGAAACAAAAGGGGATAACAACAACGGACCAGATTTAGAGCCAGTACTTGCAGAAAATGTAGTTGGAAAGTATGCAGATATTACAGTTCCGTATGTTGGTTATTTACTGAATTATGCGAATTCAAAAGCGGGAGCAGCATTACTTCTTATTATTCCAGGAGTCTTTTTACTTGGTTATTCCGCGATTTCTATTTTTGGTGCTATTCGTAGCATTGACGGAGAAAAGAAAGATAAAAAAGTAGAACAATCCGTCTAG
- the odhA gene encoding 2-oxoglutarate dehydrogenase E1 component, which produces MTRKNTTTNPWAKFHGPNLGYVIEQYDLYVTGAGSVDPELQELFEIFGAPSFQDDVVTGDNTATHFSPQNTGNIEKILKVVQLVEQIRSFGHTLAHINPMEDAANGQSLLEKAMNELSDADLKAIPAKTVWPDAPEGIHTALDVIHRLKDVYTKSLAYEFSHIQDSEERAWLHQMVESNSLRQPLSNKKRTALLKRLTAVEGFEQFLHKTFVGQKRFSIEGVDMLVPVLDEIVLEGAKNGVEDVMIGMAHRGRLSVLAHVLEKPYSHMFAEFKHAKIEGAVANSGWTGDVKYHLGREQVVSNEEVSTRVTLANNPSHLEFVNPVVEGFARAAQENRKKSGLPDQDTSKSFVILVHGDAAFPGQGIVSETLNLSRLNAYQTGGTIHVIANNAVGFTTDSYDSRSTKYSSDLAKGFDIPIVHVNADDPEACLAAANLAIQYRMLFKKDFLIDLIGYRRYGHNEMDDPAVTQPQVYKKIKNHPTVRAIYADQLQAAGVLNADEVETITQFTQEQLKSDYAQVPPADTSDATIHVKVPDVVAKGIQSIDTGVEIDSLRAINEGLLSWPEGFNVYPKVKKILERRKDALEENGKIEWALAESLAFASILQEGTPIRLTGQDSQRGTFAHRHIVLHDTDTNETYSPLHRLPNINASFSVHNSPLSEAAVVGYEYGYNVFAPETLVMWEAQYGDFSNTAQALFDQYVSAGRAKWGQKSGLVLLLPHGYEGQGPEHSSARPERFLQLAAENNWTVANLTSAAQYFHILRRQASILGTEAVRPLVLMTPKSLLRHPLTLSTASQLSEGRFQPALEQENLGMKPNKVKRLVLSTGKMAIDLAAEIESGKHEYNLDEVHVVRIEQLYPFPAEKVQSIIKRFKNLEEIIWVQEEPRNMGAWHYMAPILFELAGDKVKTGYIGRPDRSSPSGGDPFAHKAEQELIVAHALDVKYNFRQDKQEIEVYSN; this is translated from the coding sequence ATGACGAGGAAGAATACAACGACAAACCCTTGGGCCAAGTTCCATGGTCCGAACCTTGGTTATGTTATTGAGCAGTATGATCTTTACGTAACTGGAGCAGGTTCTGTTGATCCGGAATTACAAGAGCTTTTTGAAATTTTTGGAGCTCCTTCGTTTCAAGATGATGTCGTAACAGGGGACAACACAGCAACACATTTTTCTCCTCAAAACACAGGTAACATTGAAAAAATTCTTAAAGTCGTTCAACTTGTTGAGCAGATTCGTTCTTTCGGGCACACGTTGGCTCACATCAACCCGATGGAAGATGCTGCAAATGGACAATCTCTTCTTGAGAAAGCAATGAACGAACTGAGCGATGCTGACTTGAAAGCGATTCCAGCGAAAACAGTATGGCCAGATGCACCAGAAGGTATTCACACTGCACTTGATGTAATTCATAGATTAAAAGACGTTTATACAAAATCTTTAGCTTATGAATTTTCTCATATACAAGATAGTGAAGAACGCGCGTGGTTGCATCAAATGGTGGAATCAAATTCATTGCGTCAACCACTATCAAATAAAAAACGAACTGCTCTTTTAAAACGTTTAACAGCTGTTGAAGGTTTCGAGCAATTCTTGCATAAAACATTCGTTGGGCAAAAACGTTTCTCTATCGAGGGCGTTGATATGCTTGTACCTGTTTTAGATGAAATTGTTCTAGAAGGTGCTAAAAACGGCGTAGAGGATGTCATGATTGGTATGGCTCACCGCGGTCGTCTAAGCGTACTTGCTCACGTATTAGAAAAACCATATAGTCACATGTTTGCTGAGTTCAAACATGCAAAAATAGAAGGCGCAGTAGCCAATTCTGGCTGGACTGGCGACGTGAAATACCACCTAGGTAGAGAACAAGTCGTTAGTAACGAAGAAGTTAGCACTCGCGTTACATTAGCAAATAACCCGAGTCATCTTGAGTTTGTGAATCCTGTAGTAGAAGGTTTCGCACGTGCTGCTCAAGAGAATCGTAAAAAATCTGGTCTTCCAGATCAAGATACTTCAAAATCATTCGTAATTTTAGTTCATGGTGATGCTGCATTCCCTGGTCAAGGTATTGTATCTGAGACACTCAACTTAAGCAGATTGAACGCGTATCAAACAGGCGGAACGATTCATGTTATCGCAAACAATGCAGTTGGTTTTACGACTGATAGCTATGATTCTCGTTCTACGAAATATTCAAGTGACCTTGCAAAAGGTTTCGATATTCCGATTGTTCACGTGAACGCTGATGATCCGGAAGCTTGTCTTGCAGCTGCTAACCTTGCGATTCAATATCGCATGTTGTTCAAAAAAGATTTCTTAATCGATTTAATTGGTTACCGCCGCTACGGTCATAACGAAATGGATGATCCAGCAGTTACGCAACCACAAGTGTACAAAAAAATTAAAAACCATCCAACTGTAAGAGCAATTTATGCAGATCAATTACAAGCTGCTGGTGTTCTAAATGCAGATGAGGTTGAAACAATTACACAGTTTACACAAGAGCAATTAAAATCCGACTATGCACAAGTACCACCAGCTGATACGAGTGATGCAACAATTCACGTTAAAGTACCAGATGTTGTTGCAAAAGGTATTCAGTCAATTGATACTGGTGTTGAGATTGACTCACTTCGTGCAATTAATGAAGGTCTACTATCTTGGCCAGAAGGCTTTAACGTATATCCGAAAGTGAAGAAAATTCTTGAGCGCCGTAAAGATGCTCTTGAAGAGAACGGTAAAATTGAATGGGCACTTGCTGAATCATTAGCATTCGCTTCTATTTTACAAGAAGGTACGCCAATTCGTTTAACTGGTCAAGATTCACAGCGTGGTACATTCGCACACCGTCATATCGTATTACACGATACTGATACAAATGAAACATATTCACCGTTACATCGCTTACCAAACATTAATGCTTCGTTCTCTGTTCATAACAGTCCGTTATCAGAGGCTGCTGTTGTTGGTTACGAATATGGTTATAACGTATTCGCTCCAGAAACTCTTGTTATGTGGGAAGCGCAATATGGTGACTTCTCAAATACTGCGCAAGCATTATTTGATCAATATGTTTCAGCTGGAAGAGCAAAATGGGGTCAAAAATCTGGTTTAGTTCTTCTATTACCACACGGTTATGAAGGTCAAGGACCAGAGCACTCTAGTGCACGTCCAGAGCGTTTCTTACAGTTAGCTGCTGAGAATAACTGGACAGTTGCAAACTTAACGAGCGCGGCTCAATACTTCCATATCCTGCGTCGTCAAGCATCTATCTTAGGAACAGAAGCTGTTCGACCATTAGTATTGATGACGCCGAAGAGTTTATTACGTCACCCACTTACGCTTTCAACTGCTAGTCAGTTAAGCGAAGGACGTTTCCAACCTGCTTTAGAACAAGAAAACCTTGGCATGAAACCAAATAAAGTAAAACGTCTTGTTTTAAGCACAGGTAAAATGGCAATTGACTTAGCAGCAGAAATCGAGTCTGGTAAACATGAGTACAACTTAGACGAAGTTCATGTCGTTCGTATTGAGCAATTGTACCCATTCCCTGCTGAGAAAGTTCAATCTATTATTAAACGCTTTAAAAACTTAGAAGAAATCATTTGGGTTCAAGAAGAACCTCGTAATATGGGCGCATGGCATTACATGGCTCCAATTCTGTTCGAACTTGCTGGAGATAAAGTGAAAACAGGTTACATTGGACGTCCTGATCGCTCTAGTCCATCTGGCGGCGATCCATTCGCTCACAAAGCTGAGCAAGAACTAATTGTTGCACATGCTTTAGATGTGAAGTATAACTTCCGTCAAGATAAACAAGAAATTGAAGTTTACAGCAACTAA
- a CDS encoding putative thiazole-containing bacteriocin maturation protein, giving the protein MNNLPIHAKLKVNKDTFFLPDSNGGVYFRNNASSFRMDGDGIYDWIEKLMPMFNGNYSLAEITDGLPLPYQNRVFEIGEILYENGFVRDANQDAPHELNSTLLDRYASQIEFLEADSHSGALKFETYRGANVLVLGSGDMLTSLVSSLLESGLPTFHYLVTDRDETNYDRIHELIERAYEVDNSVLLQEIDTTIDRPLHEVFEPFDWILYVSQNGDIDGLKTVHTICRETKKNFIPAICLSTLGIAGPVVTENRDECWESAWHRLHETTLQNENSSDSFSPITSAMLANVIVFELFKHVADDSYREKESQFFLLNYETLEGTWHPFIKHPLATDESFTIDTIENLSEKLEHRSNQHTSTDVFRFFDSLTSKESGIFHVWDEQDSYQLPLSQCYIQVANPLSDGPAPLLPLMTRSGLTHNEARREAGLTGIETYVAEIIHRLIPEHNDIGIGAGETMTEGFYRALQQHLNNKLYERQSHMLEELTTIDLTDIHDKHCRFYYDALATIHETPKIAMSEEILSFPVVWVGINDRWYGASNINMTLALRNALQLSLLHIQSEETPYRANILPESSIILYDTDSFRVEIQAEEDIPSVQSLQLALQHLEEHNFYPFVFDLAIEPFLKESLDGVYGVLIAKEDGL; this is encoded by the coding sequence ATGAATAACCTTCCAATTCATGCAAAACTTAAAGTAAATAAGGATACTTTCTTCCTCCCCGATTCAAACGGGGGTGTCTATTTTCGAAATAACGCCAGTTCATTTCGCATGGACGGTGATGGAATTTATGACTGGATTGAAAAATTAATGCCAATGTTTAACGGGAATTATTCTTTAGCAGAAATAACCGATGGCCTCCCTCTCCCCTATCAAAATCGAGTATTTGAAATTGGAGAGATTTTATATGAAAATGGTTTCGTTCGCGATGCAAATCAAGATGCACCTCATGAATTAAACAGTACATTACTCGACAGATATGCTTCACAAATTGAATTTTTAGAAGCTGATTCTCATTCAGGTGCTTTAAAATTTGAAACATACCGCGGAGCAAATGTCCTTGTACTTGGCTCCGGAGATATGCTTACTTCTTTAGTTTCTTCTTTATTAGAATCTGGTTTACCTACATTTCATTACCTCGTTACAGATCGAGATGAAACAAACTATGACAGAATACATGAGCTAATAGAACGTGCATATGAAGTTGATAATAGTGTACTCCTTCAAGAAATCGATACTACAATTGACCGTCCCTTGCATGAAGTATTCGAACCTTTTGATTGGATTTTATATGTTTCTCAAAATGGAGACATTGACGGTTTAAAAACAGTTCACACTATTTGTAGAGAAACGAAAAAGAATTTTATACCAGCTATTTGTTTATCAACACTCGGTATAGCTGGACCTGTCGTAACGGAAAATCGTGATGAATGCTGGGAATCCGCATGGCATCGGCTACATGAAACGACTTTGCAAAATGAAAATTCATCGGATTCCTTCTCACCAATTACATCTGCCATGTTAGCAAATGTAATCGTTTTTGAATTGTTTAAACATGTCGCGGATGATTCATATCGTGAAAAAGAATCACAATTCTTTTTATTAAACTATGAAACACTTGAAGGAACGTGGCATCCTTTTATAAAACACCCTCTTGCAACTGATGAAAGTTTTACAATTGATACGATAGAAAATCTTTCTGAAAAACTTGAGCATCGGTCGAACCAACATACTTCAACTGATGTATTCCGATTTTTTGACTCATTAACTTCTAAAGAATCCGGTATATTCCATGTATGGGATGAACAAGATTCATATCAATTACCGTTATCACAGTGCTATATTCAAGTAGCCAATCCACTATCAGATGGCCCAGCTCCCCTTCTGCCTCTTATGACTCGCAGTGGATTGACTCATAATGAAGCACGCCGAGAAGCTGGTTTAACAGGAATTGAAACATATGTAGCAGAAATCATTCACCGCCTTATTCCTGAACATAACGATATCGGTATCGGGGCTGGAGAAACGATGACAGAAGGATTTTACCGGGCACTACAACAACATTTAAACAATAAATTGTATGAGCGGCAATCACATATGCTAGAAGAACTTACAACGATTGATTTAACTGATATTCACGATAAACATTGTAGATTTTATTACGATGCCCTTGCTACAATTCATGAAACACCTAAAATCGCAATGAGCGAAGAGATTCTTAGTTTTCCAGTCGTTTGGGTTGGTATAAATGATAGATGGTACGGTGCATCTAATATTAATATGACGTTAGCGTTACGGAACGCACTACAACTATCACTGCTCCACATTCAAAGTGAAGAGACTCCTTACAGAGCTAATATCTTGCCTGAATCGTCTATTATTTTATATGACACGGATTCTTTTAGAGTGGAAATACAAGCGGAAGAAGACATTCCAAGCGTACAATCTTTACAACTCGCCTTACAACATTTAGAAGAACATAATTTTTACCCATTCGTATTTGATTTAGCAATTGAACCATTTTTGAAAGAAAGCTTAGACGGTGTATACGGAGTATTAATTGCAAAGGAGGACGGTCTATGA